ATCAGGTACACCTTGTAGCGCCCCTGGGTCGGCGCGTACTGCACGTTGTCGAGCAGCTCGCGGGTATCCTCGACCTTGGTGCGCGAGGCCGCGTCCACCTCGATCAGGTCGACGAAGCGCCCCTCGTCGATGGCCCGGCAGCTGTCGCACTCGCCGCAGGGAGTGGAGGTCACGCCCTCGTCACCGCGGCCACCGGCGGTGCAGTTGAGGCACTTGGCGAGAATGCGCGCCAGGGTGGTCTTACCCACGCCGCGGGTACCGGTGAACAGGTAGGCGTGGTGCAACCGCCCCTGGTCCAGCGCATTGACCAGCGCACGCTGGACATGCTCCTGGCCGACCAGTTCATGGAAGGTGCGCGGTCGCCACTTGCGGGCCAGAACCTGATAGCTCATGCGGCGCGATATCCTTGCGGGAAAACGAAAGCCGGCAACGCCGGCAGGAAGCGTTCATTCTAGCGCCCGGGGGACGCCGCGGAAAGCGAGCCACTCTGCCCGTGGCCCCAGTGCTGTGCTAGTCTGGCCGCCACTGGCCATTACAGGGACGACGACACCATGAGCCAACCCCAAGATCCCGCCCACGGCATCTCTTCGCTCACCTACGAGCAGGTCGCCGCCGCCGCCGAGAACCTGGAGCAGCGAGGCGCCGAGCCCACCCTGCAGCGGGTGCTGGAACTGCTCGGCACCGGCTCGCCCAACGTTGCCCAGCGGCATCTTGGCACCTGGCGCGGCGCCCGTACCGCACCGGAGCCGCCCGCCCCGCGCCTCCCCACGGCACTGATCGATGCGCTGGAGCGGCAGCTGGCGGCACACGCCGAAAGCGGCCTGAGCGAGGGTCGACGACTGGCCGACGAAGCCTGCGCCGACGCCACCACCCTGGCCGAGATCGGCGAGACCCTGGAGCGGCGCAACGTCGAACTGGAGCAGCGTCTCGAGCAAATCGAGCGCGAATACCGTGCCAGCGGCGAGCGCTACAGCGCCCTGCAGGCCGAGCACGATGGCCTGTGCGACGACCTGGAGCGCCAGCAGCGGCTGGCCCGGGAGGCGCAGGAA
The Halomonas sp. H10-9-1 DNA segment above includes these coding regions:
- a CDS encoding DNA-binding protein, with the translated sequence MSQPQDPAHGISSLTYEQVAAAAENLEQRGAEPTLQRVLELLGTGSPNVAQRHLGTWRGARTAPEPPAPRLPTALIDALERQLAAHAESGLSEGRRLADEACADATTLAEIGETLERRNVELEQRLEQIEREYRASGERYSALQAEHDGLCDDLERQQRLAREAQEGLIQHRQQVAMLREQLEEAQQARLAAERETRAVEEKRIKAERAQAVAESQRDGALEQARERAEQIGQLKREMQEERARQRQEIAEMRAEQKARLDAVERAKQEAQKQAQEAAQRATKAEIRAEALQATQSALKSRMDAMQVQQRQRNMRPQGERE